The Oryza brachyantha chromosome 6, ObraRS2, whole genome shotgun sequence region GTCAGTGGTATACAAGGTTTGATTCGTTTATGTTGTAACATGGCTTTTAGAGGTCTAAATATGACAATTGTGTGTACATTAAATTAGTTAATGGATTAGCTATATACTTACTGttatatgttgatgatatgctAATTGCTGCCAAGACATCATTATAGTAGCAAGGGAGAAATTactacattaaaaaaacaattgagtAGTCAGTTTGATATGAAGGATCTTTGTGCTGCTAGGAAAATTCTAGATATGGAAATTACTAGAGACCGACATTCTGGTTTGTTGTTTCTTAGTTAGCAAAGTTACAATAAGAAGGTTCTTCGGTGATTCAATATGTATGATGCAAAGCCTGTTAGTACTCGTATTGCACCTCACTTTAAATTATCAACCTCACAATGTGCTAGTGCTGATGGGGATGTAGAATACATGTCAAAGGTTCTATATTCTAGTGTTGTTGGTTCTTCGATGTATGCCATGCTTTGTTCTCGCCTGGATTTATCTCATGCTATGTGTTTGATTAGTAGATACATGGCTAATCCTGGCAAAGAATACTGGAAGGCTGTTCAGTGGATTTTCAGGTATCTTCGAGGAACAACAGATACTTGCCTAAAGTTTGGCAGAACTGATAAGAGACTTATTGGCTATGTGGATTCTGACTTTGTTGCTGATTTGGATAAGAGAAGATCTCTCAGAGGACAACATTGCAGCCTGCTGTTGCCTAGTCTACAACTAAAGCAGAATACATGGATATTGCTGAACCAGGTAAGGAAGTAGTTTGGTTGAAAGGATTGTTTGCTAAACTTTGTGGAGCTAATTCTTGTATCAACCTATTTTGTGATAGTCAAGGTGCCATATATACCTTACAAAATGTCAGATGTTCCATAATAGAACAAAGCACATTGTCATCAAGTACCATTATGTTCGCGATGTAGTCGCACAAGGTAAACTAAAGATATGTAAGATTAACACTTACGATAATCCTGCTGATATGATGACAAAGTTTGAGTTGCTAAGTTTGAGTTTTTCTCAAGCTTAGGTGGTATAACTGTTTAGCCCAAGAGGCTATTTGGTGTCGAAAGTGTTTTGTTTGTTGTGTTTAGGGTGAAGGTTTGGTTTATGCTACAAGAACGAATTTGTCTCAAGGTGGAGTTTGTTGAGTTATGATCCAAATTCATTTGTGCTAGTGGAATGACCGACTTCAACGAAGCGAAGCGACGCAAGACCGTCGCCAGGAGGCTTGGGCCGGAGCGAAGCAGATTCAGGTACGAATTCTAGGGTTTCACCTTATATATACCTCTTGTAAGCCACGGTTTTTTCTATCATGCTTTAGGATGGTTTTACACAGTAAATCTTATGTGTTGTATGATTGATCTACTGTGTTCGTCGTTTATTTGCAGATCGTTTGCTAACATCGATCATGTTTATTTGAGACATGACGCGCTTCCTCGATGTTTTGCCCATGGACACCTGTGGCATAGAATGAGGTGAATGACAAGCACGAGAAGAGACGGTTCATGCTCCTGTTGTTAAAAGGTTATCTCCTTGGAATAGAATGCAAAATGGCCCTGCTGAGATTTTCCGGACCGACCATGATTATTAATAGTCCTTCAGTACAGAATCCCACAATGAATGGCATCGACAAAAAAATCACAGTTGTTCAGATGGTACTAACGAAATACATCGTTGTTCATCCACCATCTATAGAGAATTTCCACTTCAACGCTAACAAGTATGATGTATATTGATAATCCTTGAAATGGTAATTTCTCGTGACAGTCATGGCTGGCCGCTGGCCTCTAGCTTGTTCATAAATCACTCTTCTCAGACATCTTTGGCAGGTCATGAATCTCATCGAAGCCTCTattgaattttaatttagttatAATAACATAAGCTCAAGTGCCAActagaaaattaaatgttGCAATTAATCTTATGACAAAGTACCAGATATTACCTGAATTCCGTTGCTTTGGGTTGCTTATTTCCTGCAACTTGTGGTTGGCTTAGTTCCAGGCGAATTTCCTTTTCATCATCGGTGCTATTCATAGTGACAGAGCTCTGTCCTGCATTTAGTTCTTGTTTTCCATACACCTGCAaacgaaagaaaaaatatatatagttacgTACCATATTCTTAATACCTCGCATTATGGAACACTGACTATGGAGTGTTGGCTCCGTTCCAATGTACCTTTCTATGCAAATTAACTTTCTCTTGACGAATCGTGTTGAGTTCATGTTTTAGTTCCACATTTTCATTGTGCATGATGCTTTCCTGGTGTACATACATATAATTGTATAGTCATTCATAcatggctaattatgtacttGTAAGTATTGAGAAAACCAGTTCATTCATTGTTAATGGTTTTTGAGCTATAATATTAACTGTACATAGTAGTTATGGACCAACCTTCCTTTTCAATTCTTCAATTTGATCAACCAGGATTTGATCCTGTAAAAAACATTGTTAGATGCACTCGCATTCTTCATCTTCAGAAAAGGAATGGGCTATACTACCTTCTTTACACGAATGTCTAGCAGGCTTGTTCCAAGCTGGTTTTCCAGATCCTTCAGATCATTCACGTCGAGGCCAGAGAGATTTTGTCCTAGTAGCTGCCTGCAGCGGTTTCCTTTGTAATATTTGCATGTTATTAATCGGTATAATAAGTAATTTCCATTCTTCTTGCACTACTTAGGTTGCGGCCTTGCAGCGATGTTAAACTGTGGCTTTTACACGTACGTATGCTTCACAAACTATTAAACcatgtatttttgcaaaaacgtTTTTACATAGAAGTTAATTATCTCACTTTCTAAAGTAGATGTTcaactttataatatttagtgccatcatttataccattaaacaactattaaaaacaaataatctttcatccaCGGAAATAATACAACCTTAATATATTATCCATTTATGTggaatacatgcatatatagatttttccCAAACATAGTTGACACAATTTCTGAATATGGCATATGCAAAcaagtatattttaaggaaGAATGGTAATTTATCAGTTTAGAATATTTGGTGGTCATACCTATGATTTGCTTGCAAGTTATGCAGTTCTTCTCTGAGACGTTCTGCTTCCGCTTGCCAAAACTGTTAGCATGAGCAACAACATAGCAATCCTTAATACATTAGTATTTTCAAGAACATGAAAATGTAGTACAACCCAACGAGATTATTCAAATACATActgcaaattaaaaataagtcaaattcatttttatcaaaaatcgAAGGTAGTTTTAACATCAATTGTAaagcatttttattttttcccagTCATATAGGGTCTTCTAGGTACTCAAGTTAGTTATActgcctccgtccctaaatgtttgacgttgttgacttttttatgtgcgttgactattcgtcttattcaaaaaatttcaaatgaattatttttatatcattttatttatgttaagtatatttttatgcatatatatagctttacatattttaaaaaaaatttgaataagacaaatggtcaaacatgtataataaagtcaacggcgttaaacatttagagacgaagggagtatatatgtacatgctCAAAATGTAAACACCATGCACTCCATCTGGATATTAAGTTGTTTGTAAGGCTTACTATAATACGCTAGGTAAGCACAGAGAAACATCCATGTAAATTCTAATATCAACTCTTACTCCAAAACAATTCAATGGCAATTTTTAAGATcttgaaatatttattgttagtGGTTATTGAACCATTTGATACGGAGAAACTGTTCTCCCACGGTTGCATAAACTATTGGAGATGACTAGTTGACCCTTCATTGGTTTCCTAGTGTGTTATTTTGGAACTTATCATTTCTGAAGACAGGCAGATGTTGTCACATAGCCGGCACAAGTGCGCAGCCAGGATATTCAGGGACCTCCATTTCACATTAAGATTGGATGCCGGTATCTTTCGATTTATATATCACTAGTACAGATTCGGTCATCTGTGACGGTCTGTCACGTGACTATGCTTTGTGGG contains the following coding sequences:
- the LOC102712177 gene encoding MADS-box transcription factor 23-like; this encodes MVRGKTVIRRIEDTTSRQVTFSKRRSGLFKKAKELAILCDAQVGVLVFSSTGRLYDYSSSSMRGVIERYQQIKDGQQLMSASTEAKFWQAEAERLREELHNLQANHRQLLGQNLSGLDVNDLKDLENQLGTSLLDIRVKKDQILVDQIEELKRKESIMHNENVELKHELNTIRQEKVNLHRKVYGKQELNAGQSSVTMNSTDDEKEIRLELSQPQVAGNKQPKATEFRGFDEIHDLPKMSEKSDL